From the genome of Eublepharis macularius isolate TG4126 chromosome 4, MPM_Emac_v1.0, whole genome shotgun sequence:
CCACCTCTCATTACAGAAAAATGAGGCCTTGGGGGAGGATCTAAATAAATGTGTTTCAAGAATAATGGCTGCTCTGAATATCAAGACTTGAAACTACTCTTGAGGGAGAGGCGGCATtcactgatatcacttctggtttaaaacaGAAATGGTGGGAGTTTAGTGGGGGCGGTTTGCCCCCAAACCATGTGATTTCACTATGTTTTTGGCTAATTTGGCTCTGCTGAACACCTGCTGAgcaccactgcttacctggctcaTAGGGGGAAAGGCCGAGAATGGACTTcccgggtgcactcctggggctggcacgTTGACATCAGTGAGATCATTGCGCTGCCCTAAGAGCGCTGGTGCAGGGCCGTGCACTAGAAGCACACCAAGAACATGCTGAAagtaagtgctgggttcccccaTTCCACCGGGATgataagggggcctggcaaccctagtgccatgTAATGTCACACACCCCCTTTCTGGTGTGTGTAGATAAATAAATCTCACTTCCTTAATGAACGTGAGTGCAAATTTGGGTCACAAAAACATTtgctaaaataaattaattacatttttgGTGCCAAAAAACTCTTAAAATTTGCACTGACTGTGAGTGCTCCCTTTGTAGCTGAAGGAATGAAACCACACTGCGTCCCTTGATCCACAGCTGAAGGAACTGAGGTTCCTTTTGGGTGATTGAGTCCGGTGTCTTGAGGTGGGGAACCTCTAATGCAGCTAAGAAGAGAAAATGCCCAGCCTGACACAGCATTGGGGGATGCAAATAAGGGGCTCCTCTGCTTTGAGGGAGTTGGGCAGTCCTTTCAGAAGTAGGGAGTGTGAAAAAAatggaattaaaaataaaaggatttcTCATagaaaaactgggaaatttgAGGGAGCACTAAAGTAATTCCTAAAGTAattcctgttgttgttgttgtttaaaccaAGTGAAATTCTGAGTGACAAGGGAGAAATCATGGCTCAGTCTTTGCATGCAGAGGTTCCCAACTtaagtccccagcatctccagttaaaaagatcaggtaggagGAGCTGTGAAAGCCCTCATTTTGAGACCTTGGGAGAGCACTGCCAGgttgagtagaaaatactgaccttgacagaggAACGGACTGGCTCGGTAGAAGGTAGCTTTTATGTATTCATACACTTTTTAAGAGAAGGTTTTACTTCCTCAAAACGTATAGCCTGAAAAAATTGTGTAATACAGGGTTAGATAATGAAAATTTTGTCGTATATTGTTGGCATATGCATCATCACagatatgtttattgtttaaatgtgtcTAATTTTGGCAAAATGATATGTTTGGTAACAAATTATTAAAGTGTTCAGGGTTAATAaagtttaactttttttttttttagttctataGGAGGGTTATGGTGACAGAAGCCTCACCCTGACAAAAAGGGCAGAGCAGAGTTAGGGCAGTGGTCAGAGCGGAAGGTGTGTGGATCTGATCCTGCTCCAGCTCAGGTGTCCCCACCTGGTGGGTCTCTTTCAGGGTTGCACACCTGGCAGTGTACGTTTGGCTGTGAGTTGAGTCAAGACAGGTACAAAAGAGGATTTTCCCACATCGGTTATAACGGCGAGGACTATCTCAGCTTTGACAAGGAGACCCTCACCTGGACAGCAGCCACGGTGCCCGCTCAGGTGACCAAGAGGAAGTGGGATGCTAACTTGGCAAGGAATAGATACATCAAGAGCTACCTGGAGGAGGTGTGCATTGAATGGCTGCAGAAGTTCCTGGACTATGGGGAGGAGTCTTTGCTGTGGAGAGGTGAGGACAGCCAAAGGCTGCAGTCGCTTCACACACTCACCCTACCTGCATGAACATCTAAGATTAATCTACCTGTGGTGTAGAAGAAGGGCATAGAATTGTGTGCTGTACCTTATCATTCTACAGGTGTGTGGAGGGGTCATGTTTTTGAATGCTTCTACACAATTAAAAATTCCCTACAAGTATAGCAGAGAGGATTTGGCTAGAACCTTTCTCTCTGTTACGCTGATGTTGTACTTGTAGGGAGGATTTTCTCTATTAaaagttgggttgccaacctccgagtggagcctggagagctcccagaatgacagctgatctccagatgatagagatcagttctcctggagaaaatggttgcagtGGAGGagggactctttggcattataacctgctgagcttcaGCCACTCTGCAAACCTGCCCTCCtcagactccatccccaaatctccaggtagatGCAAACCTGAAGATAGCAATCCTAATTAAATGATGTATATACAACCTGTAGTCTAAAGCAGTACAGTCTCTGCTACCCTTTTGGGAATCCACCCCTTAAATCATTGATACACATGATGAAAATGTACAGCAAAGATTCTCATGTGCTGGAACACTTATTTTCCATTATTAGGAAAAAGACTCCACTGGAtctgcactagacatgggcacgaacagcattacgaacggggaaaaaacccACTAACAGGctgttcgtctgttcacgaatgggctgttcgtgaggtgccattccagccgaacaggtggtcatcgcaagcctcgttcgttgcgttcatctgctgtttgggaagccagacactcaggcgccttcaatcaattgcctcggcaacagagggagggactgcctgaattctgtctgcactccctctgtcgccctgggaaccccaatcaaagcccaacttagcttgatgggcaggtcttccttccaagtgtggagctgcaaattggttacaattgggagcagacaccaggggggagggaggaggggggtgttctgtggccctgggaactccaatctcatccctgcaaaccctgttaggcagttctgactgccaaccacagacctcctgcttttcttaaTGAGACCTCtgtttataaaagggcactgtgctcccagttctggttttcagtttcagcaagcagtggagtgggacagagctgttgctagccttttgggagagtgacagggagagtgcattggagctgggattttttgtgtgtggtgtgtggtgggtgggcacatgggggtgctgccggtgagcagccagaccccccaccccctctggaGGAGGCAGCCTCCTGCCGcctcccctagcccaccaggcccggtggctgcatTCATCACCCATCTTCCGGCCTCCGCTAGGAATAACAAAAgttaggcctggcaggcgggcacatgggggtgctgccagtgagcagccagacccctcgcCACCTTCCGTagcctgccaggcctggaggCTGCCAACATAACTCACCTTCTAGCCTCCACCAGGAATAAAAGAAGCGAGACCTGGTGGGCAAGCACATGGGGGTaccgctggcgagcagccagactccctgccccctccaggggAGGTGGCCCTATGCCAcctcccctagcccaccaggcccggcagctgccgacatgacccaccttccagcctctgCTGGGAATAACAAAAGTTattgggtgggcacatggggggggtgccgccagcgagcagccatACCCCCCGGGTGCTGTCAGCCAGCGGCCaaagccccgccccctagagtCCTCTGCTTGTACCCGGGGCAAAAGACAATTGATGGCTCCCATTGTATCCATGTGTGGGATATTGAGTCTCCAAAACAAGGGGTGGGACTAGTTGGCCACAGGGATCCCTTCCTGGCATCTATAATGCCAGCCAACAGAAAGATTAAACCATGAACCACTATTGCCGCTTTCTCAGAACCTCCAACAGTGCGAGTGACACTCAAGGCATCCTATGACGGCTTGGAGACCCTCGTCTGCCGGGCCCATGGCTTCTACCCCAAAGAGATCGATGCCACCTGGAGGAAGGATGGGGAGGTCTGGGAGCAGGAGACCTTTCGTGGGGGTGTCGTCCCCAACTCGGACGGGACTTACCACACCTGGCTGAGCGTCAAGATCCACCCCGAGGACAGGTTCCGCTATCAGTGCCACGTGGAACATGACGGCCTACCGGAGCCTTTGGATGTGGCCTGGGAGGAGCCTGGTGAGAGaccaaaagggaagggggggaaggtTTGGGGCAGGCAACTTCAGGAGGTGCGTTTCTACCCCAGGAGGACGAAGGATACCTCCAAGAAGAGACCCCCCCCAAAACTAATTTAGTATCACCTATTTATACCATATGTatctcattattattttttatagtAATTGCTAGTGATTCAGTCATTACAATAAACAATGAGACAGGGCAATCCTGTCTTGTTCCTCTGTGCAATTAAATTTTTCCAATTAAGTCCTGTTGCTATCATGTGGATTTATGTATGTTGATAACCAGGTGTTATCAACacctgttttttcccccaagattcaagtccagtagcaccttaaagaccagcaagatttccagggtttaaactttcgagaatcaaagctccctttatcacaTACAAGCAAGAACAGAGATCCAAGAGCCAAGAGTTCCTCTGcttcctcactgagacttcaTTCAGTGCATTTTTTGGACTGAGATTTGAAAGGACTTTGAAAGAGATTTGGAAATAGTATCAGCAGACGCCCTGTCTAAATTGGCCTTcatcactccattgaaatcttcCCCAAAAAGAGTCCTCCAAAAACTCATCCGCTTTATCCAATAttttactatataactgagtaagcgtgtttcagatgaGTCACTTTatgccctggtgcaccaccagagggcgctgctgcagaggaaagccaaggcaactcaccatatcactccaaaaaacatgccgtggtgggaagcccagtcCAGGAACTgaagcggagcagatggcaatgccctccctgcacTTTAACACGGCTGGTATTAGGtgtaaagcaggtggcaatgcccacccccaccttaacccagctgatattggaagcggagcaggtggcaatgcacacccctcttcagccagctggtattaggagcagagcaggtggcaatgcccaccacccaacaactcagctgatattaggagtggagcaggttgaaATGCCCACCTCCAGCCTTcaaccagctgttattaggagcagagcaggtggcaatgcccacctccccaccttaacccagttggtattaagagcagaacaggtggcaatgccctctccctgccttaacccagctggtgttaggagtggaggaggtgacaatgcccacccacccctaccttaacccagctggaaatAGGAGTGGAGCTGATGGTAATGCCCATcatccttcagccagctgggatcaggagtggagcaggctgcaatgcctgctctttgcattaatgcagctggtattaggagtggagcagacagcaatgcccatcccccactttaacgcagctggtattagaagtggagcaggtggcaatggcctcccctgccttaacccaactggtattagtgatggagcaggtggcaatgcccaccccccaccttaaaacATCTAATACTAGGagcagaataggtggcaatgccctcccctgccttaatccagctggtattaggagcagagaaggtggcaatgcccaccacctaccttaactcagctggtattaggagcagagcaagtggaatttcccctcccaccttaacacagctgttattaggagcagagcaggtgacagaattgtctttggacgagatgcaaagtttttagatacccataatgtccagcagtgggagcatcatgacagcgctgcaaaatttccagtctgaggctgtctgggacatacaacttgcccccggctaaccaatccccttgtggggattgggtcagtttgctccgcggagctctatccccctccttctctatttcagctttaagtttcgatttccattcctggttggctgggaggggttgcttggcgcggctgcgagtagtcaccacgcccccaagttgcttaggcgagaagaccgtgtcgatcgtctccgcccgtttgctcctatgttggggcatgcgcgatagggcgtccgccaaaaagttagttttgcccgggagataatttagagtgaagttgaatttcgaaaagaattccgcccaccgcaattgcttggcattcagtctgcgtgggctacggagggcctccaaatttttatgatctgtccagacctcaaaagggtatcgcaccccctccagccaatgtctccagttagtaagggctgcttttactgcaaaggcctccttctcccacacattccaattcctttccgccgcagaaaattttctagacaagaacgcacaaggacgcaattttccatcctcccccttctgtagcaaaaccccccctatcgccgtatcgctggcgtcgacctgtactatgaaggggaattgttcgttggggtgggagaggatgggttctgttacaaattgctcttttaggcagtcgaaagccgtttggcaatcgggggtccattgtaatttggaagagggcttcttagcttggtcccctttatctttggttttcagcagttctgttaaggggagcgtgatttgggcgaaatttgctatgaagtctctataaaagttggcaaaacccaggaaggattgcagttctttgcgggtggtgggcgtttgccaatcttgtattgcctgtattttggctggatccattttcagaccctcttgggagatacaatacccaaggtaagtgagttctgttttatggaattcacatttggataatttgatgggcagtttattcctcatcaaggtggctaggaccttttgtaccatttgaacatgttcttcctcggtgtccgaataaattaaaacatcatcaaggtacaccaccacccctttgtacagaaattcgtgtagaacttcgtttatcatggacatgaatacagacggggctcccgtcaatccaaaaggcataactaagtattcatattgtccgaggggcgtattaaacgcggttttccactcatcccctgccttgatacgaacgtggaagtaggcatcttttagatctaatttcgtaaagatcttaccttgggccacgacgttgagaaggtctcggatgagcggtagaggataggcgttgttggtggacactgcgttcagtccccggaaatctgtgcagagtctgagtcccccatccttcttttttacgaagaggaccggagcggcgtgggggctagaggctgggcggatgaacccacgttgaaggttggtgtcgatgaatttccggagctcttcgcgttcatggagactcatggggtagagtcgtcctttgggtagcgaggctcctggtaagatttccaccgcacagtccgttcgtcgatgcgggggtagagtgtccgcttcctcctccgagaaagcgtttagaaaaggccagtaaggttcgggtatttggttgacttcttcttgggtaaggagggccttttctttctgagtagggtcttcgccccagttttgattccaacggtgattttcacagttggcgtgactgaaggtaatgcatccctgtgcccagtttatgtaggggttgtgatcacatagccatttgctgcctaggattaacgggtacttggcagtagagctgatgacaaaggacctcttctcccaatgttgtcccatgcctgtgatcaccgggatggtttcagttgtaacaggattcatgttggtaccatccatttgttcaaagattactggattttgtaaatcccgagttggtaaaaccagtccattaactagagcaggggctatgatgtctcttgagcagcccgagtcaattagagcttgcacccgaatgtgcatttttctctctgggttgatcagagtcacgggcatgaataaaatggacccaggtggccggttcggtgcaggaacgggcttggggaggatctgtcgtttgggcccttttacgacagatccatctcgtttcccgactgggggctctctggattgacttctgcgtttggggaagcggggtcgtattccataacttcttccgcttctagtcccctctctgaggcgggcctttgggaagcgccgcggcctctgttcgctcgaggtgcgggaatcgggcgttggagagtaggaaatggagcaagggttgggcgccttagttgaagcggaggtctttgcacaggtcggtaggggcattgtgctgcaaagtgaccggcttgtccgcattgcaaacacagcccttgttgccatctagcatctctcgctccacgggtggcgtacccagctccccgtcctcccttctgcaaagtcaagggtcttctttgtcccgtttgttgttgttgttcaaccaaacggacttccaaaatgcgattctcaacttcgcatgcaagttggatccaacctaacaaggtagggggattgtcctgcatgagggctctgtccaaaagtctcgggtttaggccttgcttgaacaggatgattttggtggactcctcacacctagggcatttggcagccaattgtcggaatttcgtgatatagtctctcgctgacatgctgccctgtttaatggcctgcaattctgttcgggccctggtttcctctaaggggtcttcatattgtgctcgaatagcatctaccaacccctggagagtatcgagttctggggccccgatattatatagtcctacgtaccagtccgctgctttcccttgtaagcgggagccgagatgttcaatttggctggcctcgctgccgaagaggtgtccccaccggttgaagaattgcacgacttgcactagaaaaaagcccagtttggagggatccccatcaaaagtggcttccagtttcacccaacccattgggaggtcttgcctcggagccggtgctgggtagaagtccgccggaagcatcaatggcacttgaggtatggggggacccggttgtgctagcggtgctggttgcgctggcggcggcatcaccggttgagccgggggtagcggcctcggctgggctggcggtggtgctctcggctgggttggtggtggtgctctcggctgggctggtggctgcagtctgggtcgggcaggcggctgcaatctcggtctggctgggggcaatgcaggaggtgctggccgtagcggttgaggtggaggtggtcggtgcggcggagtaatgatcggccgctgaggggtgggttggtggggtcgtagtggtgtaggccccatcggttggttcggaggtggtcttacgggctgctccagtggcaaacgtatcggctgcagcggcggggttagttgtggtcgaagcggaaggggccgcagcggcgaaggcttaatgagtggtgggccgcgcgggcttgcccctcttggtgtcgtgtctctgggacgcacaggctggtcttgtggcgccggtagatcttcccccggggtttgctgaataggaaccacttctagcggtcgttgcggtaattcctcctcagaaggggccgggagttcttccgtctgacccggccgaactgttgttggagaagcgggagggtgtatcactgtcgtctcggttggacgggttggtccctctccttctcttggctcctccgctggagtctcctcgggagacggatccccgtccaatttagggggttccgttggagtccctccgggcacctcagctggagtatccccgctcggcggagtttcgtttagtccagggtgttccgcgggcgattctcccggttcttcagggtaggattcctcctctcccgaaggtagcggctgctgcgggtcgaccactggataggacatgacactttgaagggtggcaatttgtatcgccatttcttcaggcgagattctctctcctgcccccattgacgagattaggtgaatggcatgagccaaactttcctccatatcgatcagcctagcttccaactgttgcattcggctaggacccggttgccccatcacggaacctccctcagttgtactcaccggggaaaacggcccccaaggcggaggatcgccttgatcgactcgcgatctcgctgctagaatccctttggctaggcccgtcacggccgagatgccggagtctacagcatgggtacggctttgtatttgcacccaactttgctcaggaacttccgttggctctttccatggggcaagttccgaataatcccaactcagggcgccgcggtgagatgtgttcccgtccgtccgttcggtcgtccggttccaaaacagccacggttggctgctgtccagctcagggaccgtctctaggcttcggcgcccgtccatcgaaactcttggatgtagccctccggcccggcgctcccgtgtttctcggggtcgggctccccactccgacggggtgggtagcgagagcaagggaagagctgtagccctcggccttgtcccctcactgctgaggtcgatgagaggcggtgtaggcgtcgaagcaccagccccggctggcacctgcgattcttggggttgcactgtttgactgtcgggggacgcatacggatcaaacaaaggatccctgtccgggactaccttggaatccgctgggcccgactcaggcatgattggtaacaaaatgtcagactgtggctagataaggcactctctgcaaggttccctttagaagcaagaataagtccagtgtctggcaaaggaagttttattgcagaaaaggtccattatagtccactgtcctgaataggagactcaggatggtacatgatcattgttaccaatgaagagcaagcataggatacagagtaacaatacccatctggaacagcctccccccacagttctcaaaacaacatctttcagtcctgggaagctgctctccttcaaggccaatgcttggtggaacggtgttagacacaacaatctcctctggtgggaaggctgcctgggaactggtgcacctggggagaaagcacttaaacactagaagcattagaaaatggagtcagtacagtttagatacatactggacctgacacctggCCGCTCTCTAGAGCCCgatgtatttccccccacaatgggctttgtttctagtaataataatgatgataacggtgtgcttatataccttccttctggacagattagttccACACCCAGAGAGTTGAACAAAGTGttgacccaaggctacctactgagcccatggcagaagtgggagtcgaactagctgAGTGTGGATTCGCAGCCCCACAAAACAGCCACGATGCCACACCATGCTATTCACCAAGGCTTTATTAAAAGAATGAGGTTTGGGAAGCTTTCCACACAGGCATGTGTCACCAGCCTTTTCTTGGCATTCAGTCCTTGCTCTCCAGGGACTCtttctgctttgtttctcccctccccatgttATGCCTGCCTAATTCTGTAACTGTTCCACATGTAGCACTACACATCCAggcctcccccctccaccccatgGGGAGATTCTTTGGGGCTTCTTACAAGCATTTTGTTGTTTTTGCCCATTTCAGTGTTATCCAAGGTGGGGCTCATTGCAGGAGTCCTCGTGGTGGTTGTGGCTGGTGTGCTGGTGGCTGGGATCATCTTCTACTTTTGTGAGTAACTTGGAAATACTACTCGTGGAATACATCTGGTTTTGTAGGAGACTCTTACAGAGAACATGCTGCGTTACCAGCTTCCAGGCAGTgttaccccccacccacccactctgaTAATATCCCCGATTGTGCCCCTTCCCTTGTATGGCAATTTGGGCAGCTTCTGATCATCTTCATAAGCTGGCCAAAAGCTGGCAGGGTAATAATTGACTGGGgcttgtgctgtgtgtgtgtgtgtgtgtgtgagagagagagagagagagagagacaacaaGGGTTGAGAGGGAGAGGTTTTCTCCTTGTTCCTCCCTGTGTGTAGTGTGGCTAATTAAGGAGAGCCTGTCTCCTTGGGAGAGATTGCTACCACACCCTCTGCTGCTGTGATTTTCAGGCAGGAGCCATGAGGCTTTGAAATTTAAAGGCTGCCTCCTCACCAGAGGCGTGGTCCTCTTGTTCTGTTACCACTTTTGCTCTCAGGAGACATTAGGTCAGGTTTTCTGGGCCAGGGTTCCTTTCAGTTTCCAGGGAGAAAATCTATTTATACAGCAATTGTAAGCAGATTTCATTTTTGGAAGAAGATGATGACTACGAAGGGCCTTTTCCAGTGATCTGCCAGGAGTGTGCTATGTTCATCTTCCCAGAGAACAAGAAGGActtcatcttactatataatagAGTAAgcttatttcagacaactcactttataccctggtgcaccaccagagggcgctgccatggagggaagcctaggcaaagcaccatgtccctccagaaaatgtgctgtggtgggaagcccaggctgggagcaggatgggagcaggtggcaatgcccgcctcccgcctacaccaagttggtattaggagtgaggcaggtgcccaccacccaacttaacccagttgatattaggagtggagcaggtggcaatgtccacctcctgccttcacccacctggtattaggagcagaacaggtggcaatgccatctcCCTGCCTTagcccagctgatattaggagtggagcatgtggcaatgcctactTCCACCTTAAtgcagctggtatcaggagcacgGCCCAAAAGATAGGAGTGTGTCGACCTGCCACCTGAAAAATTGTAAGCGGCAGTGTAGCATTTGGAGATACATGGGGAGAAGGTCTGTTGAACCCTGCTGCAGTTTGGAAACAAGCGTTATTAATGACCGATTCCTTGTTGGGTCTTTGGTCCTGGAAGTATAACATCATCTTGTTCCACCTGTAAAGAGATAAGATAATGA
Proteins encoded in this window:
- the LOC129327210 gene encoding major histocompatibility complex class I-related gene protein-like; the encoded protein is MTHLWRGSLLLVAAAFLLEGCFGSSWHSLRYFYTTIWDPVRDVSDFIAVIYVDDLFVGYYNSTMKRVVPQVSRIRKVEEDNPHFLDRYTNLAMLDELRQKMHLKDQRHLYNQSRGLHTWQCTFGCELSQDRYKRGFSHIGYNGEDYLSFDKETLTWTAATVPAQVTKRKWDANLARNRYIKSYLEEVCIEWLQKFLDYGEESLLWREPPTVRVTLKASYDGLETLVCRAHGFYPKEIDATWRKDGEVWEQETFRGGVVPNSDGTYHTWLSVKIHPEDRFRYQCHVEHDGLPEPLDVAWEEPGKRRGSYQAAHKAPSNL